ACGAGGAGAGCGTTTGGAGGCTGATCAAACGGTTAAATCCAGGGACTATCAATACGGCTCAGCAAGAAACCCTCTTCCAAGCAAGACTTCTCCTTAAGCTCGCTGAAATCCGCGACCAAGAAGAACAAGACATTGTCCGGACCTTAGCTTCCCTGGACTCCCAAAACCTGGCTCTACTCCACGGCCTTACTGCTGGCGAGGACGATGATGCCGCAGAAATAGGCTCCCTTCTTCAGCACAACCAACAGCAACCAGAAGATTACCTCAACAATCGGCTCAAGGCATGGGCCAATCTCTTCCTGGCCGACCCGCGGATGGAAGATCATTGGCTGCTGGCTGCGCCACAGAATATTCTGGCCGTACTTACCGATTACGCCACGACTAGAATCAATGAATCACCAACCCTGATCCTCTCTCTACCGCTCCCGCAGACATCGCTCATCATGGCACTCAGCCCGGCCCAATACCTTGACCAACGATCAGCATGGCAGACAGCCACGAACGAGTGCCTAGCCCTCGTTCGCTCCGCTATCACAACAGCCGCCCAGACTGGTGATCTCATTGACAGAGCCGCCCTTGAGCAGGAGTTGCACTCCCAGATCAAGCAACTCAACAACTGGGGTAAAAGCGAGCAGGAATCACTGGATTTTTGGCTCCTCCCACTCTCTCTCCCCCGGCTTTTTGCCAAAATTGCCAGAAAGACAGAACCATCCACAACAGCTCAAACCTTGGGCCATTGCGTTGTGGCGGTCCCGCGACAAGCCCTAAGTTAACGACAGGGATTGACAGTCAACACCGGGCAGGAGGCAGTCTTCACGACCTGCTCGGCAACACTACCGAACAGTACCCGCTCTAACCCTTTATAACCATGGGTGCCCATGACTATCATGTCAACTTTCTCCCTGGCGGCAAAGGCAACAATCTCCTCTCCGACATCTCCCACCAGCACCTTGCCGCTGCCAGCCTGACCTGAGGGAAGATTCTCTTCCAGGAATGCGGTCATCTTCTTTTCCGCACTGTCCTGCATTTCGTCCTGGAATTGAACAATTGGCATGTGAGGCACAAAAAAACCTGAATAATCCTCAAAACTCTGGACCACAAATACACAAATCAGCTCAGCCCCGAATCGCTCAGCGACATTGACTGAGGACTTAAAAACCTTTTGAGAATTTTCTGAAAAATCCACCGGCACTAAGATCTTTTTAACGTCTTTAAGCATAATGCGCCTCCTTGGCATAACGTAATAATTAATCAGGGATACTACAGACAAAGGCCACACTGGAATGCATTTCTTTCACTCCACTTTTCACCCTCATCCTTCTCTCCCTGAGTTGACCCCTCCTGTCATTACTCTATCACTTGATATTTTTTCTTGTCAAGCAATTGCCTTCACTGCCCAAATCACATATTATCGGTCGGCAAATTATTGGTAATAAGGTAAAAGGGTGCAAGCTTACTATTATGATAACTGATTACCGTCAACATGAGCAGTTACCTGTTCAGCACACCGCCCTTAAACCCAACCTCAGTCTATGCCCATTACACTCAACGACATCTTTGACAATAGCGGTATCCTGGCAAACTCCCTGCCTGGCTACGAGCGTCGCGCAAGCCAGATCAGCATGGCTTGCGCCGTACTCAATACGATTGATGCCGACGAACCGGACTTTCAAACCACGGCGCAAATGCTGGTTGCCGAAGCGGAAACCGGTATCGGCAAGACCCTGGCCTATCTGGTTCCGGCAGCCCTTTGCGACCACAAGGTGGTGGTCTCTACCGCCACCCTGAATCTTCAAGAACAGATCCTCAAAAAAGACATCCCCTTCATCCGCAAACACATCAAGCCCGACATCAAGGCGGTGTGCGTCAAAGGCCGCCAGAATTACGCCTGCCTCTATCGCTGCCAGCAAGTACTCTCAAGTCCTCAGGCCCTGCTTTTCGAGACCGGCCAGGAGATTGAGCAGATCCATGCCTGGCTAGGAAAAACTCAGACCGGGGACCGGGCAGAACTCCCATGGCTTCCAGACGACTCGCCCCTCTGGAATCAGCTTTCAACCTCCACTGACAAGTGCCTCGGGACTAACTGCCCGGAAAACGCCTCCTGCTTCATCACTCAACTCAGGAAACGGGCAGCATCGGCCCAGCTGTTGATTGTCAACCATCACCTCTTTTTCTCCGATTTGGCCATCCGCCGTTTCGGTCATGCCGAAGTCTTGCCCCGCTACCAGTCAGTGATATTTGACGAGGCCCACCACCTGGACAATGTCGCGACCAATTTTTTCGGCACCACCTTCAGCCACTACCAGCTCATCGACCTGGTCAAGGACATTGAGGCGCTGGCCCATGAACATCTCAAAAACAAAAACCAGCGCCTGATCACCACTCAAACCGCCCGTGCCCTCGCCGCGCAGGCCGCAGAATTTTCCCTCATTATTCCACGGATCAAGGGCCGTTACCCCCTTCCTGAACTGATCGAGACCACGGCGGAATGGCACCAGGAAATAGAGTCTCTCGCCCAAGCAATCACCAGTCTTTGCGCCCAGATGGAAACCCTGGCCATGGGCAGCGAACTCTGGGATACGCCCCGCCGACGCTGCCAGGAGTTACAAGAATCGCTGACCAGAACAACCTCCGATCTTGATCATGATTACGTTTACTGGGCTGAACGGAGAGATAAGACTGTCAGCCTGTCAGCCGCCCCGATCGATGTCGCCCCAGCCCTGCAGAAATACCTTTACAGCCAGGTGGAGAGCATCGTCTTCACCTCGGCAACACTGACTGCGGGCGGCAGCTTCTCCTATATGTTCAACCGGCTGGGCCTTCCTGGAGACACAAAAACCATGGTCCTGCCCACTCCCTTCGACTATGCGCGAAGAACCAGGCTCTATATCCCTGAGACCGGATTTCCGGAACCAAACAACCCGGCCTATACTGCTGCGTTCCACCAACACACCTCAGATATTTTAGCGGCATCGCAAGGCCGCGCCCTACTCCTTTTCACCAGTTTCAATGCCATGCGCCAGATGCATGACTATCTGAGCCCTCGGCTCACCCACCCGCTGCTGATGCAGGGAGACGCTCCCAAAGCCAGTCTGCTTGACACCTTTCAGGAGCAAACCGACTCGGTACTGCTGGCCGTGGCCAGCTTCTGGGAAGGGGTCAATGTCCCAGGCGAGAGCCTCAGCTGTGTTATTATCGACAAACTCCCCTTTGAAGTCCCCAGCGATCCTGTTATTATGGCCCGCATCAATCGAATCAAGGAAGAAGACGGCAACCCGTTTTACGATTTCCAAATCCCCAGAGCGATTCTTGCCTTGCGCCAAGGCTTGGGCAGACTAATGCGCTCGGCAACTGACCGGGGGCTTCTGGCTATCATGGATATCCGCCTCTACAGTAAAGGATATGGTCGCCTTTTCCTCAAGAGCCTGCCACAAAGTCCGGTGATCAGGACTGTGGGCGAGGCCGCTCATTTTTTCTCGGAGAAAGCTTAAGTGAACCACCAAGAACTTGCCACCCTGCTCAAGCCGCAAACCGCCATCATCGATCAGGCCATGCGCCAGGATCTGACGGTTGTCACCAACCCCTTGCTGCAAGAGGTTCTGACCTATGCCATTTTCAACGGCGGCAAACGGATCCGTCCCCTACTGACCGTACTAACCACCCGTCTTTGCTGGCAAACCCACTCCCCCGACAAATCAGAACAGCTGACCGCTGATCTCTACCGCCTGGCACTGACCTTTGAGTATCTCCATGCCGCAAGCCTTCTTCATGACGATGTCATTGACCAATCAGACAGCAGACGGGGCAGGAGCACCGCCAACCGGGTATGGGACAACACCCACGTCATCTTGGCCGGAGACTTTCTCCATGCCAGGGCCATGCTCCTCGCCGGCACCATTGGCGGGCTGGATTGTTTATCAATCGTCTCCCAGGCTACGGCCGCCATGGTCGAATCTGAATTTATCCAACTGGAAAACGCAGCGCAGCTCAACGCCTCCCTTGACCGCTACTTTGAGGTCCTAACCGGCAAAACCGCCGCCTTGATCGCCGCTGCAGCCTGCACCGGAGTCATCTTTGCCAGAGGCAGCGCCAAGCAGCAATCCGCTGTCCACACCTTTGCCACCAACCTCGGCCTCACCTTCCAAATCATTGACGACCTCCTCGACTACCTAGGCGACCCTGGCGAAACTGGCAAGGCGGTGGGCAATGATTTTCAGGAGAGAAAAATGACACTGCCGGTTATTTTTGCGCTGGATCAAGCCAGCCCCCACGACCGGAACACTCTTTTGGAATTGCTCAACAACTCAGAAAACGCGACAACGGCTAGATTTAAAACCGCACGGGATATCATCTCCCGTGCCGGAGGCTTCCAAAAATCCCGCGAAAAAGCTGAAGACCTGATTCGTGAGGCCATTGGCGCCTTAGATCTCTTTGCCAGCGGGCCAGAGTTGGATCTCCTCATTGCCCTTTCCCGGTATGTATTAAACCGCAAACAATAACACTCGTAGCTTCACACTGGCCCCAGCCGCTTTGCAAGAGCGTTGACCAAAGAGCCTTTTTATCCTGTTCTCTGCCACGGACCATCTAGATCCGCAAGACACCTAAGAAATAACAAAGTTGGCTGTTCCTGCGCAATACCGCGCATCAATTCACCGTCAACTGCCAACCGTAAACCCGAGTCGTTAAGGAAGTCTGCCGCATGGCCCGTAGAAAACCAATCAAGAAAAAAAGAAAATCAACCAGCGGTTGTTTACCCACCACCATCATCCTGACCATCCTTGTCATCCTGAGTCTAGCGGCAACCTTCTATTTCCTCTTTCTCCGGCCTTGGCCAGGGTTGACGCCTCCTATGGCCACAAGGAGTCACAGCACGACATATTCATCCTCGGCCAAAAAAACTCCAACCATTCCCCTGCCCCCAGCGCCCCCCAAACCCCTGACAACTCCCCAAACAATGCCCGTCAAAAAGGCCGCTGAAACCCCTCAACCTGAACCTGCCGCTGGCACCACCCGGCCACGAGTAGCTATCATCATCGATGACATCGGTAACACCAGGAGTGTGGCTGAAGAGATCATCGCCATTGACCTGCCGCTCTCCTTCTCAATCATCCCGCACACGGCCCACGCCATCCATCTTGCCGGTCTCATCAACTCTCGCAGCAAGGATCTCCTCATCCACATCCCCATGGAAGCCAGCGAAACACAGAAGTCATCCGCACCAGGCATGCTGTTGCTTTCAATGACCAAAGAGACGCTGATCAACACCATCCATCACGACCTTGACACCCCTTACCGGGTAATTGGCGTCAACAACCACATGGGTTCAAAATTCTCCCAAGATTCCAATGCCATGAGGGTCTTCCTGAAGGAGATCAAGGCCAGAGACCTCTTTTTTATCGACAGCCTCACCACCGCCAACAGCACAGGATACTCCGTTGCCCGTGACCTTGGCATCAAGACCGCCAAACGCGATATTTTTCTGGACAATGATCAGAATCCCACCCAAATACTGGTTCAAATCGGACGGCTGATCAAACTGGCCCAACGGCACGGAAGCGCTATCGGCATCGGCCATCCCTACCCAACCACCTTGGCGGCATTGCGCTCGGCCGCAACTCGGCTGAGCCAGGATGTGGTCATGGTCCCGGTCCATGAACTAGTCAACTGACAATCAATCAAGAAAGCGCTGCCAAACGCCTAGGAGCTAGAATTAACACCATTATCATCCTTTCTGTTTGCGAAAAGTAAAATTACTCTTTATGATATGCAGTTAGTGGGGTTGAAAAAGTCAAATGTACTGTACCTCTGTAGATTAAACTTTTCACAGTCTGCGCTATCGTAGACACCAGCAATTTTGATTCACCAGGAAACACCTCCTGGCCTTTACCGACGAGACACCATGAACGACCATGACGTTGAAAATGTTGCCGCCCTGCTTAAAACCATGGCCCACCCCATCCGCCTCAAGATTCTCTGCCTCCTGCAGGACAGAGAGATGACAGTAGGCGAGATCCGAGACGAAGTCAAAACCACTAACGCCAATGTCTCCCAGCATTTAAGCATCCTGAGGAATAAAGATATTATCAGTTTCCGCAAGGACGCAAATTTTATTTTCAACAAAATAGCCGACCCTCGCATCATTGATCTGATGGCCACCATGAAAACTACTTTTTGTCCGGAGGATTAGACCCTCATGAACCTCCCCGACGTATCAAGGCAAGGTGCGCCTCCAATCTTTTTCAGATAACACTCCCTATGCTCGCATACTCAGAAAGCCTGCTCGTCCATTTTCGCCGGGCGGAAGACCTGAAAAAAG
The window above is part of the Desulfobulbaceae bacterium genome. Proteins encoded here:
- a CDS encoding universal stress protein; translation: MPRRRIMLKDVKKILVPVDFSENSQKVFKSSVNVAERFGAELICVFVVQSFEDYSGFFVPHMPIVQFQDEMQDSAEKKMTAFLEENLPSGQAGSGKVLVGDVGEEIVAFAAREKVDMIVMGTHGYKGLERVLFGSVAEQVVKTASCPVLTVNPCR
- a CDS encoding ATP-dependent DNA helicase; the protein is MPITLNDIFDNSGILANSLPGYERRASQISMACAVLNTIDADEPDFQTTAQMLVAEAETGIGKTLAYLVPAALCDHKVVVSTATLNLQEQILKKDIPFIRKHIKPDIKAVCVKGRQNYACLYRCQQVLSSPQALLFETGQEIEQIHAWLGKTQTGDRAELPWLPDDSPLWNQLSTSTDKCLGTNCPENASCFITQLRKRAASAQLLIVNHHLFFSDLAIRRFGHAEVLPRYQSVIFDEAHHLDNVATNFFGTTFSHYQLIDLVKDIEALAHEHLKNKNQRLITTQTARALAAQAAEFSLIIPRIKGRYPLPELIETTAEWHQEIESLAQAITSLCAQMETLAMGSELWDTPRRRCQELQESLTRTTSDLDHDYVYWAERRDKTVSLSAAPIDVAPALQKYLYSQVESIVFTSATLTAGGSFSYMFNRLGLPGDTKTMVLPTPFDYARRTRLYIPETGFPEPNNPAYTAAFHQHTSDILAASQGRALLLFTSFNAMRQMHDYLSPRLTHPLLMQGDAPKASLLDTFQEQTDSVLLAVASFWEGVNVPGESLSCVIIDKLPFEVPSDPVIMARINRIKEEDGNPFYDFQIPRAILALRQGLGRLMRSATDRGLLAIMDIRLYSKGYGRLFLKSLPQSPVIRTVGEAAHFFSEKA
- a CDS encoding polyprenyl synthetase family protein, coding for MRQDLTVVTNPLLQEVLTYAIFNGGKRIRPLLTVLTTRLCWQTHSPDKSEQLTADLYRLALTFEYLHAASLLHDDVIDQSDSRRGRSTANRVWDNTHVILAGDFLHARAMLLAGTIGGLDCLSIVSQATAAMVESEFIQLENAAQLNASLDRYFEVLTGKTAALIAAAACTGVIFARGSAKQQSAVHTFATNLGLTFQIIDDLLDYLGDPGETGKAVGNDFQERKMTLPVIFALDQASPHDRNTLLELLNNSENATTARFKTARDIISRAGGFQKSREKAEDLIREAIGALDLFASGPELDLLIALSRYVLNRKQ
- a CDS encoding divergent polysaccharide deacetylase family protein, whose protein sequence is MARRKPIKKKRKSTSGCLPTTIILTILVILSLAATFYFLFLRPWPGLTPPMATRSHSTTYSSSAKKTPTIPLPPAPPKPLTTPQTMPVKKAAETPQPEPAAGTTRPRVAIIIDDIGNTRSVAEEIIAIDLPLSFSIIPHTAHAIHLAGLINSRSKDLLIHIPMEASETQKSSAPGMLLLSMTKETLINTIHHDLDTPYRVIGVNNHMGSKFSQDSNAMRVFLKEIKARDLFFIDSLTTANSTGYSVARDLGIKTAKRDIFLDNDQNPTQILVQIGRLIKLAQRHGSAIGIGHPYPTTLAALRSAATRLSQDVVMVPVHELVN
- a CDS encoding winged helix-turn-helix transcriptional regulator, coding for MNDHDVENVAALLKTMAHPIRLKILCLLQDREMTVGEIRDEVKTTNANVSQHLSILRNKDIISFRKDANFIFNKIADPRIIDLMATMKTTFCPED